From Skermanella sp. TT6, a single genomic window includes:
- a CDS encoding D-2-hydroxyacid dehydrogenase: MSEHIVFLDHDTLGPEVSMRRPGFPHTWEVHGRTAPDEVAERAVKATILIVNKVPLREAVLDRLPNLRFVAVAATGTDNVDVAACRRRGIPVSNVRAYAVHTVPEHTFALILALRRSLMAYRDAVAAGAWQRAAQFTLLDHPIRDLNGATLGIVGEGAIGQAVAQIGRAFGMRVLFSAHKGRSDMGPLYTPFEEVIERSDVLTLHCPLTPETRGLIGEAEFARMRRRPILVNTARGGLIDEQALVSALERGSIAGAGIDAVSAEPPPPDHPFMRLVNRPDFILTPHVGWASREARQQVADQVTACIEAFVAGQPRNVVT, from the coding sequence ATGTCCGAACATATCGTCTTTCTCGACCACGATACCCTCGGCCCCGAGGTGTCCATGCGCCGGCCGGGATTTCCCCATACCTGGGAGGTACACGGCAGGACCGCGCCCGACGAGGTGGCGGAGCGGGCGGTCAAGGCGACCATCCTGATCGTGAACAAGGTTCCCCTGCGCGAAGCGGTGCTGGATCGGCTTCCGAACCTGCGCTTCGTCGCGGTGGCGGCGACCGGCACCGACAACGTGGATGTCGCCGCCTGCCGGCGGCGCGGCATCCCGGTGTCGAACGTCCGCGCCTATGCGGTCCATACCGTGCCGGAGCACACCTTCGCCCTGATCCTGGCGCTCCGCCGCTCGCTGATGGCGTACCGTGACGCCGTCGCGGCCGGCGCCTGGCAGCGGGCGGCGCAGTTCACCCTGCTCGACCATCCGATCCGCGACCTGAACGGCGCCACCCTCGGCATCGTCGGCGAAGGCGCCATCGGGCAGGCGGTCGCGCAGATCGGCCGCGCCTTCGGCATGCGGGTGCTCTTCTCCGCCCACAAGGGCCGCAGCGACATGGGGCCGCTCTATACCCCGTTCGAGGAGGTGATCGAGCGCAGCGACGTGCTGACGCTCCATTGTCCCCTGACGCCGGAAACGCGCGGCCTGATCGGCGAGGCCGAGTTCGCCCGGATGCGGCGGCGCCCCATCCTGGTGAACACCGCCCGCGGCGGCCTGATCGACGAGCAGGCGCTGGTGTCCGCCCTGGAGCGCGGATCGATCGCCGGGGCCGGCATCGATGCCGTGTCGGCCGAGCCGCCGCCGCCGGACCATCCCTTCATGCGGCTGGTGAACCGGCCCGACTTTATCCTCACGCCCCACGTCGGCTGGGCCAGCCGCGAGGCCCGGCAGCAAGTGGCCGACCAGGTCACGGCTTGCATCGAGGCCTTCGTCGCCGGACAGCCCCGGAACGTCGTCACGTAA
- a CDS encoding NAD(P)-dependent oxidoreductase, which yields MTTIGFIGLGSMGLPMARNLLVKGFRVRGFDLRAESLAALGDAGGAGAGTAAEAARGADALLLMVVNAAQAEAVLFADGALDALPPEAIVVLMATCPPGEVETLAARVEAAGRRFVDAPVSGGVVGAIGATLTIMAAARRPTFDAIRPVLQALGDKVYHVGERPGQGATVKTVNQLLCGVHIAVLAEAFALAAKMGVDLGILLEIMAGSSASSWMLKDRGPRMLVAEPPVTSAVDIFVKDLGIVLAAGRDAKAALPIAAVAHQMFLAASGRGEGADDDSQVIRTYHAMNGTGLPR from the coding sequence ATGACGACGATCGGATTCATCGGCCTCGGTTCCATGGGGCTGCCGATGGCCCGCAACCTGCTCGTGAAGGGCTTCCGCGTTCGGGGCTTCGACCTGCGGGCCGAGTCCCTGGCCGCGCTCGGGGATGCCGGAGGAGCGGGCGCCGGCACGGCCGCCGAGGCGGCGCGCGGGGCCGACGCCCTGCTGCTGATGGTGGTGAACGCGGCCCAGGCGGAGGCCGTGCTGTTCGCGGACGGGGCGCTGGACGCGCTTCCGCCGGAGGCCATCGTCGTCCTGATGGCGACCTGCCCGCCGGGCGAGGTCGAGACCCTGGCCGCCCGGGTGGAAGCCGCCGGCCGTCGGTTCGTCGACGCCCCCGTGTCGGGCGGCGTCGTCGGCGCCATCGGGGCCACGCTCACCATCATGGCGGCGGCCCGGCGGCCGACCTTCGATGCGATCCGCCCGGTCCTGCAGGCCCTGGGCGACAAGGTCTACCATGTCGGCGAACGGCCGGGGCAGGGGGCGACCGTCAAGACGGTCAACCAGCTGCTCTGCGGCGTGCATATCGCCGTCTTGGCCGAGGCGTTCGCGCTCGCCGCGAAGATGGGCGTCGATCTCGGCATCCTGCTGGAGATCATGGCCGGATCCTCGGCCTCGAGCTGGATGCTGAAGGACCGCGGTCCGCGCATGCTGGTGGCCGAACCTCCGGTCACGAGCGCCGTGGACATCTTCGTCAAGGACCTGGGCATCGTGCTCGCGGCGGGCCGCGACGCCAAGGCGGCGCTGCCCATCGCCGCCGTCGCCCATCAGATGTTCCTCGCCGCCTCCGGGCGGGGGGAGGGAGCCGACGACGACAGCCAGGTCATCCGCACCTACCACGCCATGAACGGGACCGGCCTTCCGCGGTAA